From the Polynucleobacter sp. MWH-UH35A genome, one window contains:
- the dnaA gene encoding chromosomal replication initiator protein DnaA produces the protein MSNLHNPPALNSISPLGFWDDAIGILSRELSPQQFKTWIQPLTLLSFVESDDSLTIGAPNRFKLDWIKKTFADRFQELASQYFGRPINVGFTLAEGVTNNVVAAISVGEPIEKVVLIEANEPNISVEESAFEIEDHSKLNPNLTFETFVTGKANQLARAASIQVAHNPGTSYNPMFLYGGVGLGKTHLIHAIGNHLLKEKPNARIRYIHAEQYVSDVVRAYQQKAFDRFKRYYHSLDLLLIDDIQFFSGKSRTQEEFFYAFEALLSNKAQVIITSDTYPKEMAGIDDRLISRFDSGLTVAIEPPELEMRVAILMKKAINEGIPMSEDVAFFVAKHLRSNVRELEGALRKILAFVRFHGREVTIEVARTALKDLLSIQNRQISVENIQKAVADFYSIKVADMYSKKRPANIARPRQIAMFMAKELTQKSLPEIGELFGGRDHTTVLHAVRKIADERAHDGQLNHEIHVIEQTLKA, from the coding sequence ATGAGCAACTTACACAATCCCCCCGCCTTGAATTCAATTAGCCCACTGGGATTTTGGGATGATGCTATTGGCATTTTATCCCGTGAACTGTCGCCCCAACAGTTTAAAACATGGATTCAACCCCTTACATTATTGTCTTTTGTTGAGAGTGATGACTCACTAACAATTGGAGCTCCCAACCGCTTTAAGCTCGATTGGATTAAAAAGACATTCGCTGACCGCTTTCAAGAGCTGGCATCCCAGTATTTTGGGCGCCCCATTAACGTCGGCTTTACCTTAGCTGAGGGTGTCACCAACAACGTGGTGGCAGCCATAAGTGTTGGTGAGCCCATAGAAAAAGTTGTCTTGATCGAGGCCAATGAGCCCAATATTTCGGTTGAAGAAAGTGCTTTTGAGATTGAGGATCACTCAAAACTAAACCCAAACCTCACCTTTGAGACTTTTGTAACCGGTAAGGCCAATCAATTGGCTAGAGCGGCCTCTATTCAGGTAGCGCACAACCCGGGAACATCCTATAACCCCATGTTTTTGTATGGGGGTGTTGGGCTAGGCAAAACCCACTTAATTCATGCTATCGGCAATCACCTTTTAAAAGAAAAGCCAAACGCCAGAATCCGTTATATCCACGCAGAACAGTATGTGTCTGATGTGGTGCGCGCCTATCAACAAAAGGCTTTTGATCGTTTTAAGCGCTACTACCACTCCCTGGACCTATTGTTAATAGACGATATTCAGTTTTTTAGTGGTAAATCCAGAACGCAAGAAGAGTTTTTCTATGCTTTTGAGGCTTTATTAAGCAATAAGGCTCAGGTCATCATTACCAGCGACACCTACCCAAAAGAGATGGCGGGAATTGATGATCGCCTCATTTCTCGGTTTGATTCAGGTTTAACGGTTGCTATTGAGCCACCCGAACTTGAAATGCGTGTAGCTATTTTGATGAAGAAAGCTATTAACGAGGGGATTCCAATGAGCGAGGATGTTGCCTTCTTTGTAGCAAAACACCTGCGATCAAATGTTCGTGAATTAGAGGGGGCTTTAAGGAAAATTTTGGCTTTTGTGCGCTTTCATGGGCGCGAGGTAACGATTGAGGTTGCAAGGACCGCATTGAAAGATCTCCTCTCTATCCAAAACCGTCAAATCTCGGTCGAAAATATCCAAAAAGCTGTAGCCGATTTTTATAGCATCAAGGTTGCGGACATGTACTCCAAAAAACGTCCGGCCAATATTGCAAGGCCCCGTCAAATAGCTATGTTTATGGCTAAAGAACTCACTCAAAAGAGTCTCCCAGAGATTGGAGAGTTATTTGGGGGTAGGGACCACACTACCGTTTTGCATGCCGTTCGAAAGATTGCTGATGAACGCGCTCACGATGGACAACTAAACCATGAAATTCATGTGATTGAGCAAACTTTAAAGGCGTAA
- the dnaN gene encoding DNA polymerase III subunit beta, whose translation MQLVNTSRDSLLKPLQVVSGIVERRHTLPILANLLFKKVGEKVSFISTDIEIQITTNANFGVGAEDVTTTVAARKLLDILRALPEGPVSLNLKDNKMVVQSGKSRFSLQTLSATEFPVMQSVGEVTAAWKMSQKSFRQLISQVHFSMAQQDIRYYLNGMLLVIEGKEVVAVATDGHRLAYSQVELAEAPSGSGQKQEIIIPRKTILECQHLLEDSDELLEISLTANQVKLSFGDIELISKLVEGKFPDFQRVIPKGQKNALVVGRDTLQSALQRAAILTTDKFKGVRFSLSPNRITIQSTNAEQEEAQEEIETEYAGDAVEIGFNVSYLLDVLSNLKNEKIQISLGDANSSAVITLPGSESFKYVVMPMRI comes from the coding sequence ATGCAACTCGTTAACACTTCTCGCGATAGCCTACTTAAACCACTTCAGGTTGTTAGTGGAATTGTTGAACGTAGGCATACGCTACCTATTTTGGCGAACTTGTTGTTTAAAAAAGTCGGTGAAAAGGTTTCGTTTATCTCTACCGACATTGAAATCCAGATTACAACAAATGCTAATTTTGGTGTTGGTGCTGAAGATGTCACCACTACTGTTGCTGCAAGAAAATTACTTGATATCTTGCGCGCTTTACCAGAGGGCCCGGTATCTTTAAATCTTAAAGACAATAAGATGGTTGTTCAAAGCGGTAAAAGCCGCTTTTCTTTACAAACCCTGTCTGCAACTGAATTCCCTGTGATGCAAAGCGTTGGTGAAGTAACTGCTGCATGGAAGATGTCTCAAAAAAGCTTCCGACAATTAATTAGTCAAGTGCATTTTTCAATGGCCCAACAAGATATTCGCTACTACCTTAATGGTATGTTGCTAGTGATCGAGGGTAAGGAAGTTGTTGCGGTTGCAACTGATGGTCACCGCCTTGCTTATTCTCAGGTGGAGCTGGCTGAGGCCCCATCTGGCTCTGGTCAAAAACAAGAAATTATTATTCCCCGTAAAACAATTCTAGAGTGCCAACATTTATTGGAAGATTCTGATGAGCTGCTAGAAATTAGCTTGACTGCAAATCAAGTGAAACTTTCATTTGGCGATATTGAGTTAATTTCAAAATTGGTTGAAGGAAAGTTCCCTGACTTTCAGAGGGTGATTCCAAAGGGACAAAAAAATGCATTAGTGGTTGGTCGCGATACTTTGCAATCTGCCTTGCAGCGCGCCGCAATCCTGACGACTGATAAATTTAAAGGTGTTCGTTTCTCTTTGTCGCCCAATCGCATCACAATTCAGTCAACCAACGCCGAGCAAGAAGAGGCGCAAGAGGAGATTGAAACCGAGTATGCCGGCGATGCTGTGGAGATAGGGTTTAACGTTAGTTATTTGTTGGATGTTTTATCAAACCTCAAAAACGAAAAAATTCAAATTAGTTTAGGTGATGCAAATAGCAGCGCTGTAATTACTCTGCCTGGCTCAGAGAGCTTTAAGTATGTTGTTATGCCAATGCGTATTTAA
- the gyrB gene encoding DNA topoisomerase (ATP-hydrolyzing) subunit B, which translates to MTEEKKVVEQYGAASIQILEGLEAVRKRPGMYIGDTSDGTGLHHLVFEVLDNSIDEALAGYCSEITVVIQTDNSISIVDNGRGVPTGIKYDDKHEPKRSAAEIVMTELHAGGKFDQNSYKVSGGLHGVGVSCVNALSKWLKLTIRRNGKAHYMEFARGVIQNRNVVDEDGVLVSPITVTGDTELSGTEVHFLADEEIFGNVEFHYEILVKRIRELSFLNNGVHIKLIDQRTGQEEDFAFSGGVKGFVEYINQTKNVLHPNIFYAEGVRSSDLGGQITAEVSMQWNDSFSEQVLCFTNNIPQRDGGTHLTGLRAAMTRVINKYIDENEVAKKAKVEISGDDMREGLACVLSVKVPEPKFSSQTKDKLVSSEVRGPVEEIVAEALSTYLQERPADAKILCGKIVDAARAREAARKARDMTRRKGALDGLGLPGKLADCQEKDPSKSELFIVEGDSAGGSAKQGRDRRFQAILPLKGKILNVEKARFDKMLASQEVVTLITVLGTGIGIEEYKADKLRYHRIIIMTDADVDGSHIRTLLLTFFYRQMPELIERGHIYIAQPPLYKVKFGKSEQYIKDDNELNQLLLKIALETASLQTPAGEVIEGEALNELAKHYQVIQSIVDRLSRTIDEDALRAIASGTPLNLDTEKSANESANRLRQALADSLNPLALPPEIIVQKEDRTERFRLLLSRRIHGNLKLSTINSDFVHGDDYQSLANAAAVLSGKVVAGSKIRRGDPDKNQKEQTVSDFRAAFAWLLSEAERVLSRQRYKGLGEMNPSQLWETTMDANSRTLLQVKIEDAIAADQVFTTLMGDEVEPRRAFIERNALIARNLDV; encoded by the coding sequence ATGACTGAAGAAAAAAAAGTAGTAGAGCAGTATGGCGCCGCATCGATTCAAATCCTAGAGGGTCTTGAAGCTGTTCGTAAACGTCCTGGCATGTACATTGGAGACACCTCTGATGGAACTGGCTTGCATCACCTTGTGTTTGAAGTTTTAGATAACTCCATTGATGAGGCTTTAGCGGGATATTGTTCTGAGATTACGGTAGTTATTCAAACCGATAATTCCATTTCTATTGTTGATAACGGCCGAGGCGTTCCCACAGGCATTAAATATGATGACAAGCACGAGCCAAAACGCAGTGCTGCTGAAATCGTAATGACAGAGCTTCATGCAGGTGGTAAGTTTGACCAAAATAGTTATAAGGTTTCTGGTGGACTACATGGTGTAGGTGTGAGTTGTGTAAATGCACTATCCAAATGGCTCAAGCTAACTATTCGTCGGAATGGTAAGGCGCATTACATGGAATTTGCGCGCGGGGTTATTCAAAACCGTAATGTTGTCGATGAAGACGGTGTCTTAGTTTCTCCTATAACGGTTACTGGTGATACCGAGCTTTCTGGAACTGAAGTTCATTTTTTAGCTGACGAAGAAATTTTTGGAAACGTTGAGTTTCATTATGAAATCTTAGTTAAGCGTATTCGTGAGCTGTCATTTCTTAATAATGGTGTTCACATCAAACTCATTGATCAACGTACTGGTCAAGAAGAGGATTTCGCCTTTTCTGGAGGTGTTAAAGGGTTTGTTGAATACATCAATCAAACCAAAAACGTTTTACACCCAAACATTTTTTATGCTGAAGGTGTTCGTTCCTCTGATTTGGGCGGGCAAATTACCGCTGAAGTATCAATGCAGTGGAATGACAGTTTTAGTGAGCAAGTGCTTTGTTTTACCAACAATATTCCCCAGCGCGATGGTGGTACACACTTAACCGGATTGCGTGCGGCAATGACCCGGGTCATTAATAAATATATTGATGAAAACGAGGTTGCTAAAAAAGCAAAGGTAGAAATTTCCGGTGACGACATGCGTGAAGGCTTAGCATGTGTTTTATCTGTAAAAGTACCTGAACCAAAATTTTCCAGCCAAACCAAAGACAAATTGGTATCCAGCGAGGTTCGGGGACCGGTTGAGGAAATTGTTGCTGAAGCTTTGAGTACATATCTCCAGGAGCGCCCAGCAGACGCCAAAATTTTGTGCGGGAAAATTGTCGATGCTGCCCGCGCTCGTGAGGCAGCTCGCAAAGCGCGCGATATGACTCGCCGTAAGGGCGCATTAGATGGTTTGGGTCTACCCGGTAAGTTGGCGGATTGCCAAGAAAAGGACCCATCCAAATCCGAATTGTTTATTGTCGAGGGTGACTCTGCGGGGGGTTCTGCAAAACAGGGGCGTGATCGCCGTTTTCAAGCAATTCTTCCATTAAAAGGAAAAATTCTGAACGTTGAAAAGGCGCGCTTTGACAAAATGTTGGCCAGCCAAGAGGTGGTTACTTTAATTACTGTTCTTGGCACCGGTATTGGAATTGAAGAATATAAGGCGGATAAGTTGCGCTATCACCGCATCATCATTATGACCGACGCGGACGTCGATGGCAGCCACATTCGAACGCTGTTATTAACTTTCTTCTATAGACAAATGCCAGAATTGATTGAGCGCGGACACATTTATATTGCTCAACCACCCCTTTATAAAGTGAAGTTTGGCAAAAGCGAGCAGTATATTAAAGACGACAATGAGTTAAATCAATTGCTATTAAAAATTGCCTTAGAAACTGCATCTTTGCAGACACCAGCGGGTGAGGTGATTGAGGGTGAAGCGCTAAATGAGTTGGCAAAACATTACCAAGTGATTCAATCTATTGTGGACCGACTATCGCGGACTATAGATGAAGACGCTTTGCGTGCCATTGCCTCGGGAACACCGCTAAATTTAGATACAGAAAAATCAGCCAACGAATCTGCTAATCGTTTAAGGCAGGCGCTAGCGGACTCTTTAAATCCTCTAGCTTTGCCACCAGAAATTATTGTGCAAAAAGAGGATCGTACGGAACGATTCCGCCTGTTATTGTCACGTCGCATCCACGGAAACCTAAAGTTGTCCACCATTAACTCTGACTTTGTTCACGGCGATGACTATCAAAGCCTTGCGAATGCTGCGGCAGTTTTATCTGGCAAAGTGGTTGCGGGCTCCAAGATCCGTCGCGGTGATCCAGATAAAAATCAAAAAGAACAAACGGTTAGTGACTTTAGGGCTGCCTTTGCATGGTTGTTGTCTGAAGCGGAGCGTGTATTAAGTCGTCAGCGTTACAAAGGCCTTGGTGAGATGAATCCATCCCAGTTGTGGGAAACCACCATGGATGCAAACTCTAGAACGTTATTGCAAGTCAAAATTGAAGATGCAATTGCTGCCGACCAAGTCTTTACAACACTTATGGGGGATGAGGTTGAGCCTCGTCGTGCGTTCATTGAACGGAATGCCCTTATTGCTCGCAACCTAGACGTTTAA
- a CDS encoding SET domain-containing protein produces MTAKKLKPPKVDRSSIVVKSSPIHGKGVFVAKPIKKGQAIIEYKGERISWKLAQKRHPHDPKDPNHTFYFSLEDGRVIDAKYGGNAARWINHSCKPICETREDSFDGEPRVFIYAKRALKVGEELFYDYSLDIEGKITKQMKKDYECRCGAKKCRGTMLAIKEK; encoded by the coding sequence ATGACAGCTAAAAAACTAAAGCCACCAAAGGTGGATCGCTCTTCTATTGTTGTTAAATCCTCCCCCATTCATGGCAAAGGAGTTTTTGTTGCAAAGCCAATTAAAAAGGGCCAAGCAATCATTGAGTACAAAGGGGAGCGTATTAGTTGGAAGTTAGCCCAAAAGCGCCATCCACACGACCCCAAAGACCCAAATCACACCTTCTATTTTTCACTAGAAGATGGCCGTGTGATTGATGCGAAATACGGCGGAAACGCTGCGCGCTGGATTAACCACTCTTGTAAACCTATTTGCGAAACTCGTGAAGATAGTTTTGATGGTGAACCAAGGGTGTTTATTTATGCTAAACGCGCCCTCAAGGTTGGGGAAGAGTTGTTTTATGACTACTCTCTCGATATTGAGGGAAAAATTACCAAGCAAATGAAAAAAGATTACGAGTGTCGTTGCGGCGCTAAAAAATGCCGCGGGACCATGCTAGCAATTAAAGAAAAATAA
- a CDS encoding DUF3717 domain-containing protein translates to MLFVTIQELEAAINYWRSQSPSAGDELRLCPEAAALAKPYALMIVQGAQRVPVDVLDELARSAIQQFQKISQ, encoded by the coding sequence ATGTTGTTTGTAACAATCCAAGAATTGGAAGCTGCGATTAATTACTGGCGCAGCCAGTCTCCCTCGGCGGGTGATGAGCTACGCCTCTGTCCAGAGGCGGCGGCGCTAGCTAAACCATATGCACTCATGATTGTTCAAGGCGCCCAGCGAGTGCCGGTGGATGTATTGGATGAATTGGCTCGATCGGCAATCCAACAATTTCAAAAAATCTCCCAATAA
- a CDS encoding ABC transporter ATP-binding protein, producing MRLQETILKTIGLGKSFKGFSAVTDVNLNVTRGTIHALIGPNGAGKTTCFNLLTKFLEPSSGQILFNGFDITNEAPAQIARRGVIRSFQISAVFPHLTVLENVRVALQRGLGTEFHFWKSGSSLNILNERALELLHEVGLEGFANEETLNLAYGRKRALEIATTLAMEPELMLLDEPTQGMGHEDVERVTELIDRVAKGRTILMVEHNMKVVSSIADRITVLQRGSVLAEGSYHEVSNNPLVVEAYMGSHGGDNL from the coding sequence ATGAGATTGCAAGAAACAATATTAAAAACAATAGGACTAGGAAAATCCTTTAAGGGGTTTTCTGCTGTTACCGATGTGAACTTGAATGTCACGCGGGGAACTATCCACGCTTTGATTGGGCCTAATGGGGCGGGTAAGACCACCTGCTTTAATTTGCTAACCAAATTCTTGGAGCCAAGTAGTGGACAAATCTTGTTTAATGGGTTTGACATTACCAATGAGGCCCCTGCCCAAATTGCCCGTCGTGGGGTTATTCGCTCTTTTCAAATTTCAGCTGTATTCCCGCACTTGACCGTCCTTGAAAATGTTCGTGTTGCACTGCAGCGAGGATTGGGCACAGAGTTTCATTTCTGGAAATCTGGCAGTTCATTAAACATACTTAATGAGCGTGCTTTGGAGCTCCTACATGAGGTTGGCTTAGAGGGTTTTGCCAATGAGGAAACCTTAAACCTGGCTTATGGCCGTAAAAGGGCGCTCGAGATTGCGACAACTTTGGCAATGGAGCCCGAGTTGATGCTTTTAGATGAGCCCACACAAGGCATGGGCCACGAGGATGTGGAGCGCGTAACCGAATTGATTGATCGTGTAGCCAAGGGCCGTACTATTTTGATGGTTGAGCACAATATGAAGGTGGTTTCTTCAATTGCTGATCGCATTACTGTTTTGCAGCGAGGTTCGGTTCTTGCTGAGGGCTCTTATCACGAGGTTTCAAACAACCCATTGGTTGTTGAGGCTTATATGGGTAGCCATGGGGGAGACAACCTATGA
- a CDS encoding ABC transporter ATP-binding protein encodes MSTMALEVKNLESWYGESHILHGVNFAVRDGEVVTLLGRNGAGRSTILKTILGLTSKRTGSVEIYGTQTISMPTYKIARLGVGFCPEERGIFASLSTEENLLLLPEIAPGGMGLDEIYEMFPNLYERRNSPGTRLSGGEQQMLAMARILRTGAKLLLLDEITEGLAPVIVQKLGEVVTSLRNKGFTIVLVEQNFRFAAPLADRHYVVEHGNVVEVVNQSELAEKAALLNEYLGV; translated from the coding sequence ATGAGCACCATGGCGCTAGAGGTTAAAAATTTAGAATCTTGGTATGGCGAATCTCATATATTGCACGGCGTGAATTTTGCAGTGCGTGATGGTGAGGTTGTTACTCTGTTAGGAAGAAATGGTGCTGGACGAAGCACTATTCTAAAAACGATTTTGGGTTTAACCAGCAAGAGAACTGGTTCGGTAGAGATTTACGGCACACAAACAATTTCAATGCCCACTTACAAGATTGCGCGCTTGGGTGTTGGGTTTTGCCCAGAAGAGCGTGGAATTTTTGCTAGCTTAAGTACCGAAGAGAATTTATTGCTTTTGCCGGAAATTGCTCCTGGTGGTATGGGCTTGGATGAGATTTATGAAATGTTCCCCAATCTCTACGAGAGAAGAAATAGCCCGGGTACACGCTTATCTGGCGGTGAGCAGCAAATGCTCGCAATGGCTCGAATCCTAAGAACTGGTGCCAAATTATTGTTGTTGGACGAGATTACTGAAGGCTTGGCCCCTGTGATTGTCCAAAAACTCGGCGAGGTTGTTACCAGCTTGCGCAACAAAGGCTTCACAATTGTGTTGGTTGAACAAAATTTCCGTTTTGCAGCGCCTTTGGCTGATCGACATTATGTGGTTGAGCACGGAAATGTGGTTGAGGTGGTAAATCAAAGTGAGTTAGCTGAAAAAGCGGCTTTATTAAATGAGTATCTTGGTGTTTAG
- a CDS encoding ABC transporter substrate-binding protein, producing the protein MKLKQITAGLVAATMFASNPVFAQSAPKVSGDVIKIGVLTDLSSTYSDLAGPGAVIAAKMAIADFSKDGTVIGKKIELVSADHQNKADIAANKAREWYDKDGVDVIVELVSTNVALAVMEVAEQKNKITLVSGAASLPITNEKCTANNVHWTYDTYALSNGTAKAVVKQGKKNWYFITADYAFGAALEKDSTNVVNANGGKVLGTSKHPFPNSDFSSYLLKAQASGADVVALANAGQDTINSVKQASEFGINKKQTVVPLLMFITDVHSLGLNAAQGMYLTEGFYWDKDDKTRAFAKRFILQHKRMPSSVQAGVYSSVLAYLNAVQKAGTDDTQAVMKALKSTNIDDGLFKGKIRADGKFEHDMYLLEVKKPADSKSPWDYYNVKAVIPAAEATQPLSLSRCKLVTNK; encoded by the coding sequence ATGAAGTTAAAGCAGATAACCGCAGGTCTGGTTGCAGCGACCATGTTCGCTTCAAACCCAGTGTTTGCACAAAGCGCACCAAAAGTTAGTGGTGATGTGATTAAGATTGGTGTCTTAACCGATCTTTCTTCCACTTATTCTGATTTAGCCGGTCCCGGCGCTGTAATTGCCGCAAAGATGGCAATTGCCGATTTTTCCAAAGATGGAACGGTGATTGGCAAAAAGATCGAGCTCGTTAGTGCTGACCATCAAAATAAAGCCGACATTGCTGCTAATAAAGCGCGTGAATGGTATGACAAAGACGGCGTAGACGTTATTGTTGAATTGGTTTCAACCAATGTTGCTTTGGCTGTAATGGAAGTTGCCGAACAAAAGAACAAGATCACCTTGGTTTCTGGTGCGGCCTCTTTGCCAATTACCAACGAGAAATGCACTGCCAATAACGTTCATTGGACCTATGACACCTATGCGCTATCAAATGGTACGGCGAAGGCTGTTGTAAAACAGGGCAAAAAGAACTGGTACTTTATTACTGCTGACTATGCCTTTGGCGCTGCGCTTGAGAAAGACTCAACTAACGTTGTTAATGCCAATGGCGGTAAGGTTTTGGGAACCAGCAAGCACCCATTTCCAAATAGCGACTTTTCTTCCTACCTCTTGAAGGCTCAAGCCAGTGGCGCTGATGTTGTTGCATTGGCAAACGCCGGTCAAGACACGATTAATAGTGTTAAACAAGCCTCTGAGTTTGGTATTAACAAGAAACAAACCGTTGTGCCTTTGTTAATGTTTATTACTGATGTTCACTCACTAGGTTTGAATGCCGCCCAAGGTATGTACCTCACAGAGGGCTTCTACTGGGATAAAGATGACAAGACTCGCGCTTTTGCAAAACGTTTCATCTTGCAACACAAGCGTATGCCTTCTAGCGTTCAGGCTGGCGTTTACTCATCCGTTCTTGCCTATTTAAATGCTGTGCAAAAAGCGGGCACTGATGATACCCAAGCTGTTATGAAGGCTTTGAAGTCTACCAATATTGATGACGGTCTTTTCAAAGGCAAGATTCGTGCTGACGGTAAGTTTGAGCATGACATGTATTTGCTAGAAGTGAAGAAGCCAGCGGACTCTAAGAGCCCATGGGACTATTACAACGTTAAGGCTGTGATTCCTGCTGCCGAAGCAACACAACCACTTTCATTGTCACGATGCAAGTTGGTTACTAACAAGTAA
- a CDS encoding branched-chain amino acid ABC transporter permease, producing MFELLGITPQGLVAQLLVGLINGSFYAILSLGLAIIFGLLNIINFAHGAQYTMGAFIAWIGLTQISQWLGFPELSINYWFALIVVPLVLAGFGLILERTMLRRLYHLDHLYGLLLTFGLALIIEGMFRHWYGISGESYPAPEILQGAIPLESIGIILPKYRVWVVIVSLVVCFSTWYVIERTKLGAYLRAGTENPKLLQAFGINVPLMISLAYAYGVGLAGFAGVLAAPIFQVNPLMGSNLIIVVFAVVVIGGMGSIMGAILTGLALGLVEGLTKVFYPEASGVVIFVIMAIVLLIRPAGLFGREK from the coding sequence ATGTTTGAACTTCTTGGAATTACCCCTCAAGGGCTGGTTGCCCAGCTCTTGGTGGGGCTTATTAATGGCTCTTTTTATGCCATATTAAGTTTGGGATTGGCCATCATTTTTGGCCTTCTCAACATTATTAATTTTGCACATGGCGCTCAATACACCATGGGCGCATTTATTGCCTGGATTGGGCTTACCCAGATTAGCCAATGGCTTGGCTTTCCAGAGCTATCTATTAATTATTGGTTTGCGCTTATTGTTGTGCCGCTAGTGTTGGCGGGATTTGGTTTGATCCTCGAACGCACTATGTTGCGCCGCTTGTATCACCTGGATCACTTATATGGCTTGTTGCTGACATTTGGTTTGGCGCTCATTATTGAGGGCATGTTCCGTCACTGGTATGGAATTTCTGGCGAGAGCTATCCAGCCCCAGAGATTTTGCAGGGCGCCATCCCGCTAGAGTCTATCGGCATTATCTTGCCAAAGTATCGTGTTTGGGTTGTGATTGTTTCTTTGGTGGTTTGTTTCTCAACTTGGTATGTTATTGAGCGAACCAAATTGGGCGCCTACCTTCGCGCTGGAACCGAAAACCCCAAATTACTTCAGGCATTTGGCATTAATGTTCCGCTCATGATTTCTTTGGCCTATGCCTACGGCGTTGGTCTTGCTGGTTTTGCTGGTGTTTTAGCCGCCCCAATTTTTCAAGTTAATCCATTGATGGGTTCGAACTTGATCATCGTAGTTTTTGCGGTGGTGGTGATTGGTGGAATGGGCTCTATTATGGGCGCCATTCTTACTGGTCTGGCTTTGGGCCTTGTTGAAGGTCTCACTAAAGTCTTTTATCCAGAGGCATCTGGAGTCGTGATTTTTGTGATCATGGCAATTGTTTTATTGATTCGTCCTGCTGGACTATTTGGGCGGGAGAAATAA
- a CDS encoding branched-chain amino acid ABC transporter permease: MNPKTKLLYGILVLIALLLPFQDFIYLVFAMKVLCFALFACAFNLLLGFTGLLSFGHAAFFGTAAYITAYLCKEAGLSPELGIVLGVVGSGVLGFLIGSLAIRRQGIYFAMVTLALSQMVYFLAVQLPFTGGEDGIQGVPRGMLFGLIDLKNDVAMYYFVLAIFLFGFALIMRAVHSPFGQVLKAIRENEPRAISLGYDVDRFKLMSFVISAALSGLAGSMKSLVFQLATLTDVHWHMSGEVVLMTLLGGMGTILGPVVGAGIVVGLQNYLANIGSWSTIATGFIFVICVLAFRRGVVGEVVAYYKNKN, translated from the coding sequence ATGAATCCAAAAACAAAACTTCTATATGGCATTTTGGTTTTAATTGCTCTGTTGTTGCCGTTTCAGGATTTCATCTATTTAGTGTTTGCAATGAAGGTCTTATGTTTCGCCCTTTTTGCCTGTGCATTTAATTTACTCCTTGGGTTTACCGGCCTATTGTCTTTTGGACACGCTGCTTTTTTTGGAACCGCAGCCTACATCACCGCTTATCTTTGCAAAGAAGCGGGTCTTTCCCCTGAGTTGGGAATTGTGTTGGGCGTTGTTGGTTCTGGCGTTCTCGGATTCTTAATTGGTTCATTGGCCATTCGCAGACAAGGTATTTATTTTGCGATGGTAACTCTGGCCCTCTCCCAAATGGTTTACTTCTTGGCTGTTCAACTTCCATTTACTGGCGGTGAAGACGGTATTCAGGGTGTGCCGCGTGGCATGTTATTTGGCCTGATTGATTTAAAGAATGACGTTGCAATGTATTACTTTGTTCTGGCCATTTTCCTTTTTGGTTTCGCCTTGATTATGCGTGCGGTGCACTCCCCCTTTGGGCAGGTTCTCAAGGCAATTCGCGAGAACGAGCCCCGCGCAATTTCTTTGGGCTACGACGTTGATCGATTCAAGTTAATGTCCTTTGTTATCTCTGCTGCACTTTCGGGTTTGGCTGGATCCATGAAATCTTTGGTGTTCCAGTTGGCCACCTTGACTGATGTTCATTGGCATATGTCTGGCGAGGTGGTGTTGATGACTTTGCTTGGCGGTATGGGAACCATTTTGGGTCCGGTGGTTGGCGCAGGTATTGTTGTTGGCTTGCAGAACTATTTGGCAAACATTGGATCTTGGAGCACGATTGCAACGGGATTCATTTTTGTGATTTGCGTTTTAGCATTCCGTCGCGGCGTTGTTGGCGAAGTTGTTGCGTACTATAAAAACAAAAACTAG